A part of Deltaproteobacteria bacterium genomic DNA contains:
- a CDS encoding TIGR02584 family CRISPR-associated protein, producing MKNILLAVVGLSPQVITETIFALHQQRRSVDAIQIITTRQGKEKINAHLLSPIDGKYYQYLTEYEIDPASIDFGFGNIHVIKDSNGIEIDDIDGEDENEWLLRKCLELTFTLTNDPNTAVFFSVAGGRKTMSTCLMLAAQLYGRAQDRVYHVLVSPEFESNRNFYYPPRKSVPIKLRDKNGQPYVKETRYATITLVPIPFISIREQLSDTLLKEPKDPATLMLSLVKEEPYQLIVDLANSKLTYKNLELDMMPARLALYAFFALQKKNCKKELTSCRECTECFLDMQEIFAQQDEITELYRKIAGNREFCEMSQSGILGLSQENFNSYKAKIRKDLERGFGLYAHGELAIDSVGTRPDTRYGIRIDKDRIRITF from the coding sequence ATGAAGAATATACTCCTTGCAGTTGTGGGCTTGAGCCCCCAGGTAATTACTGAGACCATCTTTGCACTCCATCAGCAAAGAAGGTCTGTTGATGCCATCCAGATCATTACCACCAGGCAGGGCAAGGAAAAGATCAACGCACATCTCCTCTCGCCAATAGATGGAAAATATTATCAGTACCTCACAGAGTATGAGATTGACCCAGCATCCATAGATTTTGGCTTCGGCAATATCCATGTCATAAAAGATAGCAATGGCATTGAGATAGATGATATTGATGGTGAGGATGAAAACGAATGGTTGCTCCGAAAATGTCTGGAATTGACCTTTACACTAACAAACGATCCGAATACGGCCGTCTTCTTTTCAGTGGCAGGGGGCAGAAAGACAATGAGTACCTGCCTCATGCTTGCTGCCCAGTTGTATGGGAGGGCCCAGGACAGGGTCTACCATGTCCTGGTCTCACCAGAGTTTGAAAGCAACAGGAATTTCTATTACCCTCCCAGGAAATCTGTTCCTATAAAACTCAGGGACAAAAACGGCCAGCCCTATGTCAAAGAAACCAGGTACGCTACGATCACTTTAGTGCCCATTCCCTTTATCTCAATAAGGGAGCAACTCTCTGACACCCTGCTCAAGGAGCCCAAAGACCCTGCAACCTTAATGCTCTCTCTTGTCAAAGAAGAGCCCTACCAACTCATAGTGGACCTTGCAAACTCAAAGCTCACCTATAAAAACCTCGAACTCGACATGATGCCTGCAAGGCTTGCCCTCTACGCCTTTTTTGCACTACAAAAGAAAAACTGCAAAAAGGAGCTTACATCGTGCCGGGAGTGCACAGAGTGCTTTCTGGATATGCAGGAGATCTTTGCACAACAGGACGAGATCACTGAATTGTATCGGAAGATCGCAGGGAATCGTGAATTTTGTGAAATGAGCCAGTCCGGGATACTCGGCCTGAGCCAGGAGAACTTCAATTCATACAAGGCCAAGATCCGGAAGGACCTTGAAAGGGGTTTCGGGCTGTATGCCCATGGCGAACTCGCCATAGACTCCGTGGGCACACGGCCTGATACCAGGTATGGGATAAGGATAGACAAAGACAGGATTCGGATAACATTCTAA
- the cas6 gene encoding CRISPR system precrRNA processing endoribonuclease RAMP protein Cas6, translating into MLYGRYHFSCVFEDGAILPWYKGSTFRGVFGHALKKVVCALKRQDCKDCLLREKCIYSIVFETPTPEDVPGAKKRIASAPHPYVIEPPETTRTHYKKGEPFEFALLLFGKANDYLPYFIYAFEQMGQLGIGRRNGNKRAGFLLKSVSVDNGTIIYANHDKKIRHGLFTQELLVERTDGIKPIRSLELTLKTPLRLKYENRLRAELPFHVLVRAILRRISSLNNFHGNGEPALDYRGLAQRAKSVETNKSSLRWFDWRRYSNKQDQAMLMGGMVGQVTYSGDLTEFVPLIRFCEKVHLGKQTSFGLGRIELTGMSE; encoded by the coding sequence ATGCTGTACGGAAGATATCATTTCTCCTGTGTATTTGAGGATGGTGCCATCCTTCCCTGGTACAAGGGGTCTACGTTTCGGGGCGTCTTTGGCCACGCCCTCAAAAAAGTGGTCTGTGCCCTAAAGAGACAGGATTGCAAGGATTGTCTTTTACGAGAAAAGTGTATCTACTCCATTGTCTTTGAAACCCCGACCCCAGAAGATGTTCCTGGAGCAAAGAAAAGGATCGCCTCCGCACCCCACCCTTACGTGATAGAGCCGCCAGAAACCACGAGAACTCATTATAAAAAGGGCGAGCCATTTGAGTTTGCCCTGCTCCTTTTTGGTAAGGCAAATGACTACCTGCCCTACTTTATCTATGCATTTGAGCAAATGGGGCAGCTCGGCATAGGACGGCGCAATGGGAACAAGAGGGCTGGGTTTTTGCTCAAGAGCGTCAGCGTGGATAATGGTACTATAATATACGCGAATCACGACAAAAAGATCAGGCATGGTCTCTTTACGCAGGAGCTCCTCGTTGAGAGAACAGATGGGATCAAACCAATACGTTCTCTGGAACTGACACTTAAAACACCACTTCGGCTCAAATATGAAAATAGGCTAAGGGCTGAACTGCCCTTTCACGTCTTAGTAAGGGCCATACTCAGGCGGATCTCTTCGCTGAATAATTTTCACGGAAATGGGGAGCCAGCCCTCGATTACCGGGGTCTGGCACAGCGCGCAAAGTCCGTTGAGACCAACAAATCTTCCCTCAGGTGGTTTGATTGGAGACGCTACTCAAACAAACAGGACCAGGCCATGCTCATGGGTGGCATGGTGGGGCAAGTAACGTATTCAGGGGACCTTACCGAATTTGTACCTCTTATTAGATTCTGCGAGAAAGTACACCTTGGCAAACAGACCTCCTTTGGCCTCGGCAGGATAGAACTTACCGGAATGAGTGAATGA
- a CDS encoding UDP-2,3-diacylglucosamine diphosphatase, with protein MDWIFVGDAHFALGDGNRRERFIRFIQINRSTLSTLVIMGDLFDFWFGFRDLSPLKREYGDILHLLEGLRAEGIEVIYLEGNHDFRLGPYMSKELGIQVYDRYADIDLDGTRVYLAHGDRAYPKLTHKIFSSLLKNGFTYQLISWLGPQTVISIAKWLSTRSREQGLKESPEIISRLRRFAIHKLDEGFDAVVLAHSHVPEAMAVEREKGVGYYFNVGNWVGDFSYLRYKGERGFSLEYFLAD; from the coding sequence ATGGATTGGATATTTGTCGGAGATGCCCACTTTGCTCTTGGGGATGGGAACAGAAGAGAACGCTTCATCCGCTTCATCCAAATAAATAGATCTACTTTAAGCACCCTGGTGATCATGGGGGACCTCTTCGACTTTTGGTTTGGGTTCCGCGACCTCTCGCCTCTGAAGAGGGAATATGGTGACATCTTACACCTGTTGGAAGGGCTCAGGGCAGAAGGTATAGAGGTGATCTATCTGGAGGGGAACCATGACTTCCGATTGGGGCCTTATATGAGCAAGGAACTGGGGATTCAGGTCTACGATCGATATGCAGATATAGATCTGGATGGAACCAGGGTCTACCTGGCCCATGGTGATCGGGCCTACCCGAAACTAACCCATAAGATATTTTCTTCCCTCTTAAAGAACGGTTTTACCTATCAGTTGATCTCCTGGCTGGGACCGCAGACCGTCATCAGCATAGCCAAATGGTTGAGCACCCGTAGCAGGGAGCAAGGTTTAAAGGAGTCTCCTGAAATCATCTCTCGGCTGAGGAGGTTCGCCATTCACAAGTTGGATGAGGGCTTTGATGCAGTGGTCCTTGCCCACTCTCATGTCCCTGAGGCCATGGCCGTGGAGAGAGAAAAAGGGGTGGGTTATTACTTCAATGTGGGGAATTGGGTGGGGGATTTCTCCTATCTGAGGTACAAGGGAGAGAGGGGTTTTTCGTTAGAATATTTCCTTGCAGATTAA